In Ancalomicrobiaceae bacterium S20, the following proteins share a genomic window:
- a CDS encoding transglutaminase family protein: MRYRITHVTTYDYFATVPFADCRLRLTPASRDGQTLVSTEISVEPRPEHTAIEVDWFGNRVTRVSFRVPHRRLTIRQTALVDIVPRALPVAQTTPPFEVVRDAVPLGRALSPDAPVHYVFPSRFVPLAEPIESYARKSFPAGRPILAGAIELARRIKADFVYDPTATDVATPLAAAFATRRGVCQDFAQVMISGLRSLGIGAAYVSGYLRTEPPPGRPRLEGADATHAWVDVWCGETLGWIGIDPTNGILVGTDHIAIGRGRDYADVAPVTGVVTSAGGQGLSVGVDVVEVPVITEATARTGGSERPTQADAAVRW, from the coding sequence ATGCGCTACCGGATCACCCATGTCACCACCTACGACTATTTCGCCACCGTTCCCTTCGCCGACTGCCGGCTGCGCCTGACGCCGGCCTCCCGCGACGGCCAGACTCTCGTCTCGACCGAGATCTCGGTCGAGCCCCGCCCCGAGCACACCGCCATCGAGGTCGACTGGTTCGGCAACCGGGTCACGCGCGTGTCCTTCCGCGTTCCGCATCGCCGCCTGACGATCCGCCAGACCGCGCTCGTCGACATCGTTCCGCGCGCCTTGCCGGTCGCGCAGACGACCCCGCCCTTCGAGGTCGTGCGCGACGCCGTCCCGCTCGGCCGCGCGCTCAGCCCCGATGCGCCGGTGCACTACGTGTTCCCGAGCCGCTTCGTGCCGCTCGCCGAGCCGATCGAGAGCTACGCGCGCAAGTCCTTCCCCGCGGGCCGGCCGATCCTCGCCGGCGCGATCGAGCTCGCCCGCCGGATCAAGGCCGATTTCGTCTACGACCCGACCGCGACCGACGTCGCGACGCCGCTTGCGGCCGCCTTCGCGACCCGGCGCGGCGTCTGCCAGGATTTCGCGCAGGTGATGATCTCGGGCCTGCGCAGCCTCGGCATCGGCGCCGCCTATGTCAGCGGCTACCTGCGCACCGAACCGCCGCCCGGCCGGCCGCGCCTCGAAGGCGCCGACGCGACCCATGCCTGGGTCGACGTCTGGTGCGGCGAGACGCTCGGCTGGATCGGCATCGATCCGACCAATGGCATTCTCGTCGGGACCGATCACATTGCGATCGGCCGCGGCCGCGACTATGCCGACGTCGCGCCCGTGACCGGCGTCGTCACCAGCGCCGGCGGCCAGGGCCTCAGCGTCGGTGTCGATGTGGTCGAGGTGCCCGTGATCACCGAAGCAACCGCGCGCACGGGAGGAAGCGAACGCCCGACGCAGGCCGATGCGGCGGTTCGCTGGTGA
- a CDS encoding TerC family protein gives MPERSCRRRPPLNAASLYPELVALAQVVFIDVVLAGDNAVVVGMAAAGVHPSIRAKVIFFGIAGAVALRIVFALIATQILAIVGLTLAGGVLLLWVGWKMYREMTAEEDAPALATAGESAGFAVDAGTSKTFGQAMTQIIVADLSMSIDNVLAVAGAAKDHLWVMVAGLVLSVGLMGAAATLIAKVLHRFRWIAWAGLGVILYVALSMIWRGTHQVACAGLSPDMCRLGVLDYMTHAAAHF, from the coding sequence ATGCCCGAACGATCGTGCCGTCGGAGACCCCCGTTGAACGCAGCCTCCCTCTATCCCGAACTCGTCGCCCTCGCGCAGGTCGTGTTCATCGACGTCGTGCTCGCCGGTGACAATGCCGTGGTGGTCGGCATGGCCGCGGCCGGCGTGCATCCGTCGATCCGCGCCAAGGTGATCTTCTTCGGCATCGCCGGCGCGGTCGCGCTGCGCATCGTCTTCGCGCTGATCGCGACGCAGATCCTGGCCATCGTCGGCCTGACGCTGGCCGGCGGCGTGCTGCTGCTGTGGGTCGGCTGGAAGATGTACCGCGAAATGACCGCGGAGGAAGACGCCCCGGCCCTCGCCACCGCCGGCGAGAGCGCCGGTTTCGCCGTCGATGCAGGGACGTCGAAGACCTTCGGCCAGGCGATGACGCAGATCATCGTCGCCGACCTGTCGATGTCGATCGACAACGTCCTGGCCGTCGCCGGCGCCGCCAAGGACCACCTCTGGGTCATGGTCGCCGGCCTCGTCCTGTCGGTCGGCCTGATGGGTGCGGCCGCGACGCTGATCGCCAAGGTCCTGCACCGGTTCCGCTGGATCGCCTGGGCCGGCCTCGGCGTCATTCTCTACGTCGCGCTGTCGATGATCTGGCGCGGGACCCATCAGGTCGCCTGCGCCGGGCTCAGCCCGGACATGTGTCGGTTGGGCGTACTCGACTACATGACCCACGCGGCGGCGCACTTCTGA
- a CDS encoding anti-sigma factor gives MRLAARARRWRAVAVTTGAIAASLAGVLVYERALRPNETAGGQFIAVVNRDAQQPALIVRVDTRAGTVSVRSVATEQPADKSLELWYVAGGAAPKSLGLVPEGAGSAQQRLPVPRLATDAVFAVTVEPKGGSPTGGPTGPIVYSGKLIAE, from the coding sequence GTGCGTCTCGCGGCGCGGGCACGGCGCTGGCGCGCCGTCGCGGTGACGACCGGCGCGATCGCGGCGAGCCTCGCCGGCGTGCTGGTCTATGAGCGCGCACTGCGGCCGAACGAGACGGCGGGCGGCCAGTTCATCGCGGTGGTCAATCGCGATGCCCAACAGCCCGCGTTGATCGTGCGGGTCGATACCCGCGCCGGCACCGTCTCGGTCCGGTCGGTCGCGACCGAGCAACCCGCCGACAAGAGCCTCGAGCTCTGGTACGTCGCCGGTGGAGCGGCGCCGAAGTCGCTCGGGCTGGTGCCGGAGGGCGCGGGCAGCGCGCAACAGCGTCTGCCGGTGCCGCGGCTCGCGACTGACGCGGTGTTTGCCGTCACGGTCGAACCGAAGGGCGGTTCGCCGACCGGCGGGCCGACCGGACCGATCGTCTATTCGGGCAAGCTCATTGCGGAGTGA
- a CDS encoding ABC transporter permease, producing MSDSAIAKVRPLALAGLGLVLFFGLWEAASRLGLADETLLPRPSSLPATFLKELRSGIWQEALASSLSHYVLGLAIGAGVGVAMGVLTGMARSAEQLLAWVFRMLRPIPGLAWVPFAIIWFGVEAKAAVFIIAIGVFWIVYFATHGAIRAVDRDLVEVAEAFGFRSARARLLKIMLPAATPGILVGLRTALGQAWMAVVAAEIFGVPGLGQRMMQASSLLATDIVVVYMLTMALFYGLIDAGFVRLQDWLLRWRA from the coding sequence GTGAGCGACAGCGCAATCGCCAAGGTGCGGCCCCTCGCCCTCGCGGGCCTGGGGCTCGTGCTGTTCTTCGGCCTGTGGGAAGCGGCGAGCCGGCTCGGTCTCGCCGACGAGACGCTGCTGCCGCGCCCGAGCAGCCTGCCGGCGACGTTCCTCAAGGAACTCCGCAGCGGGATCTGGCAGGAGGCGCTGGCCTCCAGCCTGTCGCACTATGTGCTCGGCCTCGCGATCGGCGCCGGCGTCGGCGTCGCCATGGGCGTGCTGACCGGCATGGCCCGCTCGGCCGAGCAGTTGCTCGCCTGGGTGTTCCGCATGCTGCGGCCGATCCCCGGCCTCGCCTGGGTGCCCTTCGCGATCATCTGGTTCGGCGTCGAGGCCAAGGCGGCGGTGTTCATCATCGCGATCGGCGTGTTCTGGATCGTCTACTTCGCGACCCACGGCGCGATCCGGGCGGTCGACCGCGACTTGGTCGAGGTCGCCGAGGCATTCGGCTTCCGCTCGGCGCGCGCGCGGCTCCTGAAGATCATGCTGCCGGCGGCGACACCGGGCATCCTGGTCGGCCTCAGGACCGCGCTCGGCCAGGCCTGGATGGCGGTCGTCGCGGCCGAGATCTTCGGCGTACCCGGTCTCGGCCAGCGCATGATGCAGGCCTCCAGCCTGCTCGCCACCGACATCGTCGTCGTCTACATGCTCACCATGGCCTTGTTCTACGGCCTCATCGATGCTGGCTTCGTGCGGCTGCAGGATTGGTTGCTCCGATGGCGAGCGTGA
- a CDS encoding amino acid ABC transporter ATP-binding protein, which produces MALVEIRNVRKTYGTFNVLNGMTLDVEEHQVVCLIGPSGCGKSTLLRCINGLEPISGGEIKLHGDRVSGAGVDVNALRRDVGIVFQSFNLFPHMSVIENICLAPMKVLGQSRDEAEARAMQLLKRIKLDHKAKEFPDRLSGGQQQRVAIVRALAMDPIVLLLDEITSALDPELVSEVLNIVRDLVTEGMTMMLATHEMGFAKEVASKVCFLYGGVVHEEGPPEQIFTEPKQERTRQFLDKIIEAGRL; this is translated from the coding sequence ATGGCACTCGTCGAAATCCGCAATGTCCGGAAGACCTACGGCACGTTCAACGTGCTGAACGGCATGACACTCGATGTCGAGGAACATCAGGTCGTCTGCCTGATCGGCCCGTCCGGCTGCGGCAAGTCGACCCTGCTTCGCTGCATCAACGGGCTCGAGCCGATCTCGGGCGGCGAGATCAAGCTGCACGGCGACCGGGTGAGCGGCGCCGGCGTCGACGTCAACGCGCTGCGCCGCGACGTCGGCATCGTGTTCCAGAGCTTCAACCTGTTCCCGCACATGTCGGTGATCGAGAACATCTGTCTCGCACCGATGAAGGTGCTCGGCCAGTCGCGCGACGAGGCGGAGGCGCGGGCGATGCAGCTCCTGAAGCGCATCAAGCTCGATCACAAGGCCAAGGAATTCCCCGATCGGCTCTCCGGCGGCCAGCAGCAGCGCGTCGCCATCGTGCGCGCGCTGGCGATGGACCCGATCGTGCTGCTGCTCGACGAGATCACCTCGGCGCTCGATCCGGAACTGGTCTCGGAGGTGCTCAACATCGTGCGCGACCTCGTGACCGAGGGCATGACCATGATGCTCGCCACCCACGAGATGGGCTTTGCCAAGGAAGTCGCCAGCAAGGTCTGCTTCCTCTATGGCGGCGTCGTCCACGAGGAAGGTCCGCCGGAGCAGATCTTCACCGAGCCCAAACAGGAACGCACGCGGCAGTTCCTGGACAAGATCATCGAGGCCGGCCGGCTCTGA
- a CDS encoding ABC transporter ATP-binding protein, translated as MASVISIEKLGLAFNQGGRFTRVLEGLDLAIAPGEFVAIVGPSGVGKSTLLRVIAGLSRPSEGTVTVAQAGDRRGDAIQPVALVFQDARLLPWRRVLDNVGFGLEHGGIGRAERRERAMEALKLVGLAHLADRWPHQLSGGQRQRVSLARAIAVRPQVLLMDEPFSALDAITREQLQDELLRIRAATGTTILFVTHDIDEAVYLADRVIALAGSPGRVSSSLATGHDSASRRRGSPTIDVLASQLRQDLSAGSAAL; from the coding sequence ATGGCGAGCGTGATCTCGATCGAAAAGCTCGGCCTCGCCTTCAATCAGGGCGGCCGCTTCACCCGCGTGCTCGAGGGCCTCGATCTCGCTATCGCGCCGGGCGAGTTCGTGGCGATCGTCGGCCCGTCCGGTGTCGGCAAATCGACGCTCCTCCGCGTCATCGCCGGCCTGTCGCGGCCGAGCGAGGGCACGGTCACCGTCGCGCAGGCCGGCGACCGGCGCGGCGATGCGATCCAGCCGGTCGCGCTCGTGTTCCAGGACGCGCGGCTGCTGCCGTGGCGGCGCGTGCTCGACAATGTCGGCTTCGGCCTCGAACACGGCGGTATCGGGCGCGCCGAGCGGCGCGAGCGCGCCATGGAAGCGCTGAAGCTCGTCGGTCTCGCACATCTCGCCGACCGCTGGCCGCACCAGCTCTCCGGCGGCCAGCGCCAGCGCGTCAGCCTCGCTCGCGCCATCGCGGTCCGGCCGCAGGTGCTGCTGATGGACGAGCCGTTCTCGGCGCTCGACGCGATCACGCGCGAGCAGCTCCAGGACGAGCTCCTGCGCATCCGCGCCGCGACCGGCACGACGATCCTGTTCGTGACCCACGACATCGACGAGGCGGTCTATCTCGCCGACCGGGTGATCGCGCTCGCCGGCTCGCCCGGCCGCGTGTCGTCATCGCTCGCGACCGGCCACGACAGCGCCAGCCGCCGCCGCGGCAGCCCGACGATCGACGTTCTGGCCTCGCAGCTGCGTCAGGATCTGTCCGCCGGCAGCGCCGCACTCTGA
- a CDS encoding ABC transporter substrate-binding protein → MLGLAATPAPAEQIRVGYIPIIGAAPIFVADKEGWLKEGGLEPKFTTFESGPNMIQALASGTIDVYVAGIAPLAVARSKGIDVKVVAATAIEEMVFVAGPKLAPYFGADTKAADAFKAFKAKEGKNARLGTQPPGSVPDTTLKHWLWKVGAVDKADADIVALGIDATQQAVLAGAIDGATVREPAVSIIRARNPNVKIIALGGVMFPNQPGTVVGVSGAWAAKNPDGVQKLVNAVVKAIDLLKKDPDKAVPAVGAALGKGIVDDAIVKTALTSPATKFLADPRVIAAPTAEMQAFQVSIGTLEKDIPLDGLIDASFYAKATAK, encoded by the coding sequence ATGCTCGGCCTCGCCGCCACCCCGGCGCCGGCCGAGCAGATCCGCGTCGGCTACATCCCGATCATCGGCGCCGCGCCGATCTTCGTCGCCGACAAGGAGGGCTGGCTCAAGGAAGGCGGGCTCGAGCCGAAGTTCACGACGTTCGAATCCGGCCCGAACATGATCCAGGCGCTCGCCTCGGGCACGATCGACGTCTATGTCGCCGGCATCGCGCCGCTGGCCGTGGCGCGCTCCAAGGGCATCGACGTCAAGGTCGTCGCCGCGACCGCGATCGAGGAGATGGTGTTCGTCGCCGGTCCGAAGCTCGCGCCCTATTTCGGTGCCGATACCAAGGCGGCCGATGCCTTCAAGGCGTTCAAGGCCAAGGAGGGCAAGAACGCCCGCCTGGGCACCCAGCCGCCCGGCTCGGTGCCGGACACGACCTTGAAGCACTGGCTCTGGAAGGTCGGCGCTGTCGACAAGGCCGATGCCGACATCGTCGCGCTCGGCATCGACGCGACCCAGCAGGCCGTGCTCGCCGGCGCGATCGACGGCGCGACCGTCCGCGAACCGGCCGTCTCGATCATCCGCGCGCGCAATCCGAACGTGAAGATCATCGCGCTCGGCGGCGTGATGTTCCCGAACCAGCCCGGCACGGTCGTCGGCGTCTCGGGCGCCTGGGCGGCCAAGAACCCGGACGGCGTGCAGAAACTGGTCAACGCCGTCGTCAAGGCGATCGATCTCCTGAAGAAGGATCCGGACAAGGCGGTGCCGGCCGTCGGCGCGGCGCTCGGCAAGGGCATCGTCGACGACGCGATCGTCAAGACCGCGCTGACCTCGCCCGCCACCAAGTTCCTCGCCGACCCCCGCGTGATCGCCGCGCCGACCGCCGAGATGCAGGCGTTCCAGGTCTCGATCGGCACGCTCGAGAAGGACATCCCGCTCGACGGCCTGATCGACGCCAGCTTCTACGCGAAAGCCACCGCCAAGTGA
- a CDS encoding fasciclin domain-containing protein, with amino-acid sequence MSFHRFLRPAALGLALAVALPFAADAAVKYVGGAPMYPSKTIVENAVNSKDHTTLVAAVKAAGLVDTLSGAGPFTVFAPTNAAFAKLPRDTVPTLLKPENKAGLTKVLTYHVVAGKYSAEDLMTKAKAMGGSVTLKTVQGEPLTITARKGHLMVTDASGDKAKITVSDVDQSNGVIHVVDTVLLPK; translated from the coding sequence ATGTCGTTCCATCGTTTCCTGCGCCCCGCCGCACTCGGCCTCGCGCTCGCCGTGGCGCTGCCCTTCGCGGCCGATGCGGCGGTGAAGTATGTCGGCGGCGCACCGATGTATCCCTCGAAGACCATCGTCGAGAACGCGGTCAACTCGAAGGATCACACCACGCTGGTCGCCGCCGTGAAGGCCGCGGGTCTGGTCGACACGCTGTCCGGCGCCGGCCCCTTCACCGTCTTCGCCCCGACCAACGCCGCCTTCGCCAAGCTGCCGAGGGACACCGTGCCGACGCTGCTGAAGCCGGAGAACAAGGCCGGTCTCACCAAGGTGCTGACCTATCATGTGGTCGCCGGCAAGTACTCGGCCGAGGATCTGATGACGAAGGCCAAGGCGATGGGCGGCTCGGTGACGCTGAAGACGGTGCAGGGCGAGCCGCTGACGATCACCGCGCGCAAGGGGCACCTGATGGTGACCGACGCCTCCGGCGACAAGGCGAAGATCACCGTCTCCGACGTCGACCAGTCGAACGGCGTGATCCACGTCGTCGACACGGTGCTGCTGCCGAAGTGA
- a CDS encoding DUF2189 domain-containing protein, protein MSDEGEHTVSPLKPEPVVRSITPAEILDALAAGLRDFRAAPQFGLFFGAIYAFGGLFVVWGAFIAGLGYLAYPAAAGFALLGPFVAVGLYEVSRRREAGLPLAWGPILSSMFAQSAREFGWMAFVTLFIFVIWMYQIRMLLAIFLGFKPFASLQEFVTVVTGTPEGLMFLAAGHIDGAVLSLVVFSLTVVSFPLLLERDVDFVTAMITSVRAVTKSPGPMLAWGAIVVALLVLAIVPAFAGLPVVLPVLGHTTWHLYRRLVAPEAPIAETTTAVPDAGTAA, encoded by the coding sequence ATGTCGGACGAGGGGGAACACACCGTATCGCCGCTGAAGCCGGAGCCGGTGGTCCGATCGATCACACCGGCCGAGATCCTCGACGCGCTCGCCGCCGGCCTGCGCGACTTCCGCGCCGCGCCGCAGTTCGGGCTGTTCTTCGGCGCGATCTACGCGTTCGGCGGCCTGTTCGTGGTCTGGGGCGCGTTCATCGCCGGGCTCGGCTATCTCGCCTATCCGGCCGCCGCCGGCTTCGCGCTGCTCGGCCCCTTCGTCGCCGTCGGCCTCTATGAGGTGAGCCGCCGCCGCGAGGCCGGCCTGCCGCTCGCCTGGGGCCCGATCCTCAGCAGCATGTTCGCGCAGAGCGCACGCGAGTTCGGCTGGATGGCCTTCGTGACCTTGTTCATCTTCGTGATCTGGATGTACCAGATCCGGATGCTGCTCGCGATCTTCCTCGGTTTCAAACCCTTCGCGAGCCTGCAGGAATTCGTCACGGTCGTGACCGGCACGCCCGAGGGCCTGATGTTCCTCGCCGCCGGCCATATCGACGGAGCGGTGCTGTCGCTGGTGGTGTTCTCACTGACGGTGGTGTCGTTTCCGCTGCTGCTCGAACGTGACGTCGACTTCGTCACCGCCATGATCACCAGCGTCCGCGCCGTGACGAAGAGCCCCGGCCCGATGCTCGCCTGGGGCGCGATCGTCGTCGCGTTGCTGGTGCTGGCGATCGTCCCGGCCTTCGCCGGCCTGCCGGTCGTGCTGCCCGTGCTCGGCCACACCACCTGGCACCTCTATCGACGTCTGGTCGCGCCGGAAGCACCGATCGCGGAAACGACGACGGCCGTCCCGGATGCCGGGACGGCCGCCTGA
- a CDS encoding L,D-transpeptidase has product MTEISKRMERASTEAAAAGLSRRAFVAGVPLLLAGCVTGNPERVRLSSVDGDIDGVDYAMMYAAIDDEPFPVPAVDWRKIDRAFLRQEVEYRGTERPGTIVVVPEERHLYLVREGGMAMRYGVGVGREGFGWSGRATIKRKAPWPTWTPPAEMVARDERAAKYAGGMPGGIENPLGARAMYLYQGDRDTLYRLHGTNEPWSIGQAVSSGCVRMLNQDVIDLYRRVPVGTPVFVV; this is encoded by the coding sequence ATGACGGAGATTTCCAAGCGCATGGAACGGGCCTCGACCGAGGCTGCTGCTGCGGGCCTGAGCCGTCGCGCTTTCGTGGCCGGCGTGCCGCTGCTGCTGGCCGGCTGCGTCACCGGTAATCCGGAGCGCGTGCGCCTGTCGTCGGTCGACGGCGACATCGACGGTGTCGACTACGCGATGATGTATGCCGCGATCGACGACGAGCCGTTCCCGGTTCCGGCGGTCGACTGGCGCAAGATCGATCGCGCCTTCCTGCGTCAGGAGGTCGAATACCGCGGCACCGAGCGTCCGGGCACGATCGTGGTCGTGCCGGAAGAGCGGCATCTCTATCTCGTGCGCGAGGGCGGCATGGCGATGCGCTACGGCGTCGGCGTCGGCCGCGAGGGTTTTGGCTGGTCGGGCCGCGCCACGATCAAGCGCAAGGCGCCGTGGCCGACCTGGACCCCGCCGGCGGAGATGGTCGCCCGCGACGAGCGCGCCGCGAAATATGCCGGCGGCATGCCGGGCGGCATCGAGAACCCGCTCGGCGCCCGCGCCATGTATCTCTACCAGGGCGACCGCGACACGCTCTATCGCCTGCACGGCACCAACGAGCCCTGGTCGATCGGCCAGGCCGTGTCGAGCGGCTGCGTGCGCATGCTGAACCAGGACGTCATCGACCTCTATCGCCGCGTGCCGGTCGGCACGCCGGTGTTCGTGGTCTGA
- a CDS encoding pirin family protein: protein MTTLSPSIENLIVPRVTDLGGFNVRRALPTAGRKMVGPFIFLDQMGPAEFLTETGLDVRPHPHIGLATVTYLIEGQIFHRDSLGTELPIQPGDVNWMSAGRGIVHSERTPPELRPTGSKLFGLQSWVALPEDKEEGDPSFSHIGIGALPMIEAEGKVIRVIAGTLWGATAPTPTASDTIYADVTLEPGASLPLDAVTEERAVYTLSGEIDVAGDRLEAGALVVFRPGDPITIRALTPTRLFVLGGASMNGPRYIWWNFVSSRRERILSAKADWEAGKFDAVPNESEWIPTPVGNPRIIG, encoded by the coding sequence ATGACGACCCTGTCCCCCTCGATCGAAAACCTGATCGTGCCGCGCGTCACCGATCTCGGCGGCTTCAATGTCCGGCGCGCGCTGCCGACGGCCGGGCGGAAGATGGTCGGACCGTTCATCTTCCTCGACCAGATGGGGCCGGCCGAGTTCCTGACCGAGACCGGCCTCGACGTCCGGCCGCACCCGCATATCGGGCTCGCGACCGTCACCTATCTGATCGAAGGCCAGATCTTCCATCGCGACAGTCTCGGCACCGAGCTGCCGATCCAGCCGGGCGACGTCAATTGGATGAGCGCAGGGCGCGGCATCGTCCATTCGGAGCGCACGCCGCCGGAACTGCGGCCGACCGGTTCAAAACTGTTCGGCCTGCAGAGCTGGGTGGCGCTGCCCGAAGACAAGGAAGAAGGCGACCCGAGCTTCAGCCACATCGGCATCGGCGCGCTGCCGATGATCGAGGCCGAGGGCAAGGTGATCCGCGTGATCGCGGGCACGCTCTGGGGCGCGACCGCGCCGACGCCGACCGCCTCGGACACGATCTATGCCGACGTGACGCTCGAGCCCGGTGCGAGCCTGCCGCTCGATGCCGTCACCGAGGAGCGCGCCGTCTATACGCTGTCGGGCGAGATCGACGTCGCCGGCGACCGCCTGGAAGCGGGCGCGCTGGTGGTGTTCCGGCCTGGCGACCCGATCACGATCCGGGCACTGACCCCGACCCGGTTGTTCGTGCTCGGCGGCGCGTCGATGAACGGGCCGCGCTACATCTGGTGGAACTTCGTTTCCAGCCGGCGCGAGCGGATCCTGTCGGCCAAGGCCGACTGGGAGGCCGGCAAGTTCGACGCCGTGCCGAACGAGAGCGAGTGGATCCCGACCCCGGTCGGCAATCCGCGTATCATCGGCTGA
- a CDS encoding sigma-70 family RNA polymerase sigma factor, with protein sequence MAEATGDLGLLLKASAGGDRRAFAALYDASAAKLFGIVLRILNDRGRAEEVLQEAYLRIWRNADRFDPTVGRPITWMAAIAHNAAIDARRRNGPATVSSVANGDGEETDILADIADPTEAPDGADLEALRKCLGQLETDHRTCVLLAYYEGWSREELSEKFDRPVGTIKTWLHRALAALKLCMGTP encoded by the coding sequence GTGGCGGAAGCGACGGGTGATCTCGGTCTGCTGCTCAAGGCCAGCGCCGGCGGCGACCGGCGCGCCTTTGCGGCGCTCTATGACGCCTCGGCCGCGAAACTCTTCGGCATCGTGCTGCGTATCCTGAACGACAGGGGCCGGGCCGAGGAGGTGCTCCAGGAGGCCTATCTGCGCATCTGGCGCAACGCCGATCGGTTCGACCCGACCGTCGGGCGGCCGATCACCTGGATGGCCGCGATCGCCCACAATGCCGCGATCGACGCGCGGCGTCGGAACGGACCGGCGACCGTGTCCTCGGTCGCGAACGGCGACGGCGAGGAGACCGACATCCTGGCCGACATCGCCGATCCGACGGAAGCGCCTGACGGCGCCGATCTCGAGGCGTTGCGCAAGTGTCTCGGCCAACTCGAGACGGACCACCGAACCTGCGTGCTGCTCGCCTATTACGAGGGCTGGTCGCGCGAGGAACTGAGCGAGAAATTCGATCGGCCGGTCGGCACGATCAAGACATGGCTCCACCGCGCGCTTGCCGCGCTCAAACTCTGTATGGGAACACCGTGA